The Cohnella abietis genome has a segment encoding these proteins:
- a CDS encoding extracellular solute-binding protein yields the protein MRSTKKAVFVSLALLLMLTVVLSACAGKKESKEGNNPPSESSSESTSSETPESGLYEVGKEPLEFSFYGHYDWYSMPKWGEDVASKWIKENKKVNIKAIQSANNAKQKLNTMLASKDLPDVIWTDRHSADIKMLLDADMLVPFDDYIDKYPNLKQWLSTEAINMLRSDDGKLYQFPNWYTNQPNGNAGYIVNKKIYKELGEPTLETTEDLYSYLKAVKDKYKNDIVPFEPELVVDGQGLDVLYSAFAENALNRWVGNRSVPQGDRLTSIFLDPAFRESMQYASKLFREKLMTQDALTQTRDQVKEKILNGRIAVFASSSPTDFAAEGNGILSKNDPDAGYFMIWPISKPGLDKSKIFPGTYAKLGWNVSVITKAAKNPEEIFAFLDWYTGPEGQRILMWGPEGGYWEGLEADGITPIFTDKYTSDPEGLAKLQADSNNIFWNGNTVFLDTTKAKYEATLPVEKRNWTTRWQYEITWKTQADATEYSVNMQPPKDSEAGIAFQAVEDIFDEYRAKALYAKNDDEVLKILDTANEKAMSVGYEKSLAWQTDSWQANKKKMSGS from the coding sequence GTTTCCCTCGCACTTCTGCTCATGTTAACGGTCGTACTATCGGCTTGCGCAGGTAAAAAAGAGAGTAAAGAAGGAAATAACCCGCCGTCCGAAAGCAGCAGTGAATCTACCTCAAGTGAGACTCCGGAATCAGGTTTGTATGAAGTCGGCAAAGAACCTCTAGAATTCAGCTTCTATGGTCATTATGATTGGTACTCGATGCCAAAATGGGGGGAGGATGTCGCCTCAAAGTGGATCAAGGAAAACAAGAAGGTTAACATTAAGGCGATTCAATCTGCGAATAATGCCAAACAGAAGCTGAATACGATGCTTGCCTCCAAGGATCTGCCAGACGTCATCTGGACAGACCGCCACTCCGCTGATATAAAGATGCTGCTCGATGCAGACATGCTCGTTCCATTCGATGATTACATTGATAAGTACCCAAACTTGAAGCAGTGGCTAAGTACAGAAGCAATTAATATGCTACGCAGTGATGATGGCAAGCTGTATCAGTTCCCAAATTGGTACACAAACCAACCGAACGGTAATGCTGGTTATATTGTGAACAAGAAGATTTACAAAGAGCTCGGTGAGCCTACGCTAGAAACGACAGAGGATTTGTACAGCTATCTGAAGGCAGTTAAAGATAAATATAAAAATGATATTGTTCCATTTGAGCCGGAGCTTGTCGTTGATGGTCAAGGGTTAGACGTTCTTTACTCCGCATTCGCGGAAAATGCATTAAATCGATGGGTCGGCAATCGTTCCGTACCTCAAGGAGACAGGTTGACTTCCATTTTTCTAGATCCAGCATTCCGGGAATCTATGCAGTATGCATCTAAGCTGTTCCGTGAGAAGCTGATGACACAGGATGCATTGACGCAGACAAGAGATCAAGTAAAAGAAAAGATATTGAACGGTAGAATTGCCGTATTCGCAAGCTCTAGTCCAACAGACTTTGCAGCAGAAGGCAATGGAATTCTATCTAAGAACGACCCAGATGCAGGATATTTTATGATTTGGCCAATTAGTAAGCCAGGATTAGATAAGAGCAAAATCTTCCCTGGTACTTATGCCAAATTAGGCTGGAACGTTAGCGTAATAACGAAAGCAGCGAAGAACCCAGAAGAAATCTTTGCTTTCCTTGACTGGTACACAGGACCTGAGGGTCAGCGTATTCTCATGTGGGGACCAGAAGGCGGGTATTGGGAGGGTTTAGAGGCTGATGGCATTACCCCTATATTTACGGATAAGTATACATCTGATCCCGAGGGACTTGCCAAGCTTCAAGCTGATTCTAACAATATCTTCTGGAATGGAAATACGGTTTTCCTAGATACGACCAAAGCGAAATACGAGGCTACATTACCAGTAGAGAAGCGGAATTGGACGACTCGTTGGCAGTATGAGATTACTTGGAAGACGCAAGCGGATGCAACAGAATACTCTGTAAACATGCAGCCGCCTAAGGACAGTGAGGCAGGCATTGCCTTCCAAGCCGTTGAAGATATTTTCGATGAGTATAGAGCGAAGGCTCTATATGCGAAGAATGATGACGAAGTCCTTAAAATTCTCGACACGGCAAATGAAAAAGCGATGAGTGTAGGCTACGAGAAATCGCTTGCTTGGCAA